One segment of Kryptolebias marmoratus isolate JLee-2015 linkage group LG23, ASM164957v2, whole genome shotgun sequence DNA contains the following:
- the nhlh2 gene encoding helix-loop-helix protein 2 — MMLSPDQAEADLSWTQSDPETMLNGLKSAGCASDEPAEGEERAKCKAEQPLSREEKRRRRRATAKYRSAHATRERIRVEAFNVAFAELRKLLPTLPPDKKLSKIEILRLAICYISYLNHVLDV, encoded by the coding sequence ATGATGCTGAGTCCGGATCAGGCCGAGGCGGACCTCTCCTGGACCCAGTCCGACCCGGAGACGATGCTGAACGGCCTGAAGTCGGCGGGCTGCGCGTCCGACGAGCCGGCGGAGGGAGAGGAGCGGGCCAAGTGCAAGGCCGAGCAGCCGCTGAGCCGCGAGGAGAAGCGCAGGCGGCGGCGGGCCACGGCCAAGTACCGCTCGGCCCACGCCACCCGGGAGCGCATCCGGGTGGAGGCGTTCAACGTGGCCTTCGCGGAGCTGAGGAAGCTGCTCCCCACGCTGCCGCCGGACAAGAAACTCTCCAAGATAGAGATCCTCAGACTGGCTATTTGCTACATCTCCTACCTGAACCACGTGTTGGACGTGTGA